A DNA window from Brachionichthys hirsutus isolate HB-005 chromosome 10, CSIRO-AGI_Bhir_v1, whole genome shotgun sequence contains the following coding sequences:
- the LOC137900633 gene encoding cornifelin homolog B-like produces the protein MTSTMVVTQPEPVIQVQDSREWGSGICDCFQNTPECCFAFWLPPCFACRTARNYGECLCLPLLDWLPSAVPAASLAMRVSMRERYGIRGTLCRDCLYTFFCYSCSWCQMSREMSRRNVNVVLISVKNS, from the exons ATGACGTCCACGATGGTCGTCACACAGCCCGAGCCCGTGATCCAGGTCCAGGATTCCAGGGAATGGGGGTCAGGGATTTGTGACTGTTTTCAAAACACGCCTGAGT GTTGTTTCGCTTTCTGGCTTCCTCCCTGCTTCGCCTGTAGAACCGCCAGAAACTACGGCGagtgtctctgtctccccctgCTGGACTGGCTGCCGTCCGCCGTTCCCGCCGCCAGCCTGGCCATGAGGGTCTCCATGAGGGAACGCTACGGGATCCGA GGAACCCTCTGTCGGGACTGCTTGTACACGTTCTTCTGTTATTCCTGCTCCTGGTGTCAGATGTCCAGAGAGATGTCCCGAAGGAACGTCAACGTTGTCCTCATCAGCGTTAAAAACTCATGA